In Pyxidicoccus trucidator, a genomic segment contains:
- a CDS encoding glutathione peroxidase: MRTLHTLTLAAALAVTPALAADTSKKPSPPPPASKAEPQSETKPMSLHDLSANRLDGKPEKLSGYQGKVVLVVNTASECGYTPQYAGLEKLYQEYKDKGVVVAGFPSNDFGGQEPGSAEEIKKFCELRFKVTFPMFEKVKTKGDGQSPVYAFLAKDHPAPKWNFHKYVVGKDGQVKAAFPSSVTPESAELKAAIDSALAQK, translated from the coding sequence ATGAGAACCCTCCACACCCTGACCCTGGCCGCGGCGCTCGCCGTCACTCCGGCGCTCGCCGCGGACACGTCCAAGAAGCCCTCCCCCCCGCCTCCGGCCTCAAAGGCCGAGCCCCAGAGCGAGACGAAACCCATGTCCCTTCATGACTTGTCGGCCAACCGTCTCGACGGGAAGCCCGAGAAGCTCTCCGGCTACCAGGGCAAGGTGGTCCTGGTGGTGAACACCGCGTCCGAGTGTGGCTATACGCCGCAGTACGCGGGCCTGGAGAAGCTGTACCAGGAGTACAAGGACAAGGGCGTGGTGGTGGCGGGCTTCCCCTCCAACGACTTCGGAGGCCAGGAGCCGGGCAGCGCGGAGGAGATCAAGAAGTTCTGCGAGCTGCGCTTCAAGGTCACCTTCCCCATGTTCGAGAAGGTGAAGACGAAGGGTGACGGCCAGTCGCCCGTGTACGCCTTCCTGGCGAAGGACCACCCGGCGCCGAAGTGGAACTTCCACAAGTACGTGGTGGGCAAGGATGGCCAGGTGAAGGCCGCCTTCCCCAGCTCGGTGACGCCGGAGAGCGCCGAGCTCAAGGCGGCCATCGACAGCGCGCTCGCGCAGAAGTAG
- a CDS encoding DUF5996 family protein, translating to MAFASTPGVDTREDAWPELPLEVWRDSYATLHRYTQILGKVKLALTPLENHFWNVTFRVAARGLTTGLIPYGHGAFEVDFDFLAHELLFRTSRGDTRVLGLESRPVADFYRDVMATLRSLGVEVRIWETPVEIPDDTTPFGEDRHHATYQPEYVHRWWRALLQSSVVLEEFRARFTGKCSPVHFFWGSFDLAVTRFSGRPAPERPGADVVTRESYCEEVCSAGFWPGTPETKGAAFYCYASPEPKGFSTASVRPSVAAYPPALKEYLLAYDDVRRAEDPKAFLLDFLQSTYDACADLGAWERERLERPLYVPRLPSVGRADEPATLPEQPAD from the coding sequence ATGGCCTTCGCTTCGACGCCTGGGGTGGACACGCGGGAGGACGCATGGCCGGAGCTGCCGCTGGAGGTGTGGCGGGACAGCTACGCCACGCTGCACCGGTACACGCAGATTCTCGGGAAGGTCAAACTCGCGCTGACGCCGCTGGAGAACCACTTCTGGAACGTCACCTTCCGGGTGGCGGCGCGCGGGCTGACGACGGGGCTCATCCCCTACGGGCACGGCGCTTTCGAGGTGGACTTCGACTTCCTCGCGCATGAGCTGCTCTTCCGCACGAGCCGGGGAGACACGCGGGTACTCGGGCTGGAGTCCCGGCCCGTCGCGGACTTCTACCGGGACGTCATGGCGACGCTGCGCTCGCTGGGCGTCGAGGTGCGCATCTGGGAGACGCCCGTCGAGATTCCCGATGACACCACCCCCTTCGGCGAGGACCGGCACCACGCCACCTACCAGCCGGAGTACGTCCACCGCTGGTGGCGGGCGCTGCTCCAGTCCTCGGTGGTGCTGGAGGAGTTCCGGGCGCGCTTCACGGGCAAGTGCAGCCCGGTGCACTTCTTCTGGGGGAGCTTCGACCTGGCGGTGACGCGCTTCTCCGGGCGCCCCGCGCCGGAGCGACCCGGGGCAGACGTCGTCACCCGCGAGTCGTACTGCGAGGAGGTCTGCAGCGCGGGCTTCTGGCCCGGCACCCCGGAGACGAAGGGGGCCGCCTTCTACTGCTACGCCTCACCGGAGCCGAAGGGCTTCTCCACCGCCAGCGTCCGTCCGTCCGTCGCCGCCTACCCCCCCGCCTTGAAGGAGTACCTGCTGGCCTACGACGACGTCCGGCGCGCCGAGGACCCGAAGGCCTTCCTGCTCGACTTCCTCCAGAGCACCTACGACGCCTGTGCGGACCTGGGCGCGTGGGAGCGGGAGCGGCTGGAGCGGCCGCTGTACGTGCCCAGGCTTCCGAGCGTGGGCCGCGCCGACGAGCCGGCCACGCTGCCCGAGCAGCCCGCGGACTGA
- a CDS encoding DUF4136 domain-containing protein: MRLPARFAPPLLALMLAACTSIDVSTQHDGSAARAVSGYRTYAWMPRASGGSPAQGGETGSHVEKSVDGFLTARGYKRVEASASPDFLIKWSGAIRDLQAREVVDNAPAPVGPMQSPYDTPNPRPQPRTYLREFSKGELDLDIVDASTKKLVWRGTAKGNLDKKSTPAEEQEWLNQAITQLLSDFSPQPAKN; this comes from the coding sequence ATGCGCCTGCCCGCCCGCTTCGCTCCTCCGCTCCTGGCCCTGATGCTCGCCGCCTGTACGAGCATCGACGTGAGCACCCAGCATGACGGCAGTGCCGCGCGGGCCGTGAGCGGCTACCGCACCTATGCGTGGATGCCCCGCGCGTCCGGAGGGTCGCCCGCCCAGGGCGGGGAGACGGGCTCGCACGTCGAGAAGTCGGTGGACGGATTCCTCACCGCCCGTGGCTACAAGCGCGTGGAGGCCAGCGCCTCGCCGGACTTCCTCATCAAGTGGAGCGGCGCCATCCGCGACCTGCAGGCCCGCGAAGTGGTGGATAACGCCCCCGCTCCCGTGGGGCCCATGCAGAGTCCCTATGACACCCCCAACCCGCGTCCCCAACCCCGGACGTACCTCCGCGAGTTCTCGAAGGGCGAGCTCGACCTCGACATCGTGGATGCCAGCACGAAGAAGCTCGTGTGGCGCGGCACCGCCAAGGGGAACCTGGACAAGAAGTCCACGCCCGCGGAGGAGCAGGAGTGGCTGAACCAGGCCATCACCCAGCTCCTCTCGGACTTCTCGCCCCAGCCCGCGAAGAACTGA
- a CDS encoding TIGR02265 family protein yields MVTEGSSSRIKGGVLISRLNMLRHHGGQVRVDEVLRRLPPEDQAVLRKMILPIAWYPMELNLRLDSAIAEVMSPEDKHRAFLDMGRASAEEALHGAQHVFVRPGDPQFLLSQAPQIYRFYYAVGSRTYERAGDKGAVLRTFGAENVTESDCLTIIGWHERAIELSGGRSVTTSHPLCRARGAAHCEYHFAWE; encoded by the coding sequence ATGGTGACGGAAGGCTCTAGCTCTCGAATCAAGGGTGGGGTGCTCATCTCCCGGCTGAACATGCTGCGCCACCATGGCGGGCAGGTTCGGGTGGACGAGGTGCTGCGGCGGCTTCCTCCCGAGGACCAGGCGGTGTTGCGGAAGATGATTCTTCCCATCGCCTGGTACCCGATGGAGCTGAACCTGCGGCTGGATTCGGCCATCGCGGAGGTGATGTCGCCGGAGGACAAGCACAGGGCCTTCCTCGACATGGGCCGGGCGTCGGCGGAGGAGGCTCTCCACGGGGCGCAGCACGTCTTCGTACGGCCCGGCGACCCGCAGTTCCTGCTGAGCCAGGCGCCGCAAATCTACCGCTTCTATTACGCGGTGGGCTCGCGCACCTACGAGCGGGCGGGCGACAAGGGCGCGGTGCTGCGCACGTTTGGCGCGGAGAACGTCACGGAGTCGGACTGCCTGACCATCATCGGCTGGCACGAGCGGGCCATCGAGCTGTCGGGCGGGCGCTCCGTCACCACGTCGCACCCGCTGTGCCGGGCCCGGGGCGCGGCGCACTGCGAGTACCACTTCGCCTGGGAGTGA
- a CDS encoding YcaO-like family protein, protein MRPTRDVFSSQEFSRRLARAMGVTRVARVTGLDRTGVEVACAVRPGGHVLQVCNGKGLTYAEASRGALLETAELWAAETVLPERLVWGSREELDGRLGVLWSAEALGSAGALVDPRLWGDTVRCAWREALELHSGRPVWVPAQGLHVPPPGSPSLGPVAAAWTSNGSGAHPDAGLALLHALLEATERDQLARALPEGWTEEAVHRRLLRPTELQQAAPRTAELAETLRERGFGVYLFDATPSSRTPGAVGLPVGAAVLVDLEEGPVPLTAGYACALGRDEALLKALLEAAQSRLTDIHGAREDVAAADPEAARGFAEACASVRPKRRAGDMPDLGAHAKGAAVRRVRKVLERLKAAGFTRVAAVELDSPVPDLHVRRVVVPGMNISELL, encoded by the coding sequence GTGCGGCCTACCAGGGACGTCTTTTCCTCGCAGGAGTTCTCCCGTCGGCTGGCCCGGGCCATGGGGGTGACGCGGGTGGCGCGTGTCACGGGCCTGGACCGGACGGGGGTGGAGGTGGCGTGCGCGGTACGGCCCGGCGGCCACGTCCTGCAGGTGTGCAACGGCAAGGGCCTGACGTACGCCGAAGCCTCCAGGGGCGCGCTGCTGGAGACAGCGGAGCTGTGGGCCGCGGAGACGGTGCTCCCGGAGCGGCTGGTGTGGGGCTCCCGGGAGGAGCTGGACGGCCGGCTCGGTGTCCTGTGGAGCGCGGAGGCCCTGGGCTCCGCGGGAGCTCTGGTGGACCCACGCCTGTGGGGAGACACCGTGCGCTGCGCCTGGCGCGAGGCCCTGGAGCTGCACTCGGGGCGGCCCGTCTGGGTGCCCGCGCAGGGCCTCCACGTCCCGCCGCCGGGAAGTCCCTCGCTGGGCCCGGTGGCGGCGGCCTGGACGAGCAACGGCTCCGGGGCGCATCCGGACGCGGGCCTGGCGCTGCTCCATGCGCTGCTGGAGGCCACCGAGAGGGATCAGCTCGCGCGGGCGCTCCCGGAAGGGTGGACGGAGGAGGCCGTGCACCGGCGTCTGCTGCGGCCGACGGAGCTCCAGCAGGCGGCGCCCCGCACGGCGGAGCTGGCGGAGACGCTGCGGGAGCGGGGCTTTGGCGTGTACCTCTTCGACGCCACGCCCTCGTCGCGAACGCCGGGCGCGGTGGGCCTGCCGGTGGGCGCGGCGGTGCTGGTGGACCTGGAGGAAGGCCCGGTGCCGCTCACCGCGGGCTACGCCTGCGCGCTGGGGCGGGACGAGGCGCTGCTGAAGGCGCTGCTGGAGGCGGCGCAGTCCCGGCTGACGGACATCCACGGCGCGCGAGAGGACGTGGCCGCGGCGGACCCCGAGGCGGCGCGAGGCTTCGCGGAGGCCTGCGCGTCGGTGCGTCCGAAGCGGAGGGCGGGGGACATGCCCGACCTGGGCGCGCACGCGAAGGGGGCGGCGGTGAGAAGGGTGCGCAAGGTGCTGGAGCGGCTGAAGGCGGCGGGCTTCACGCGGGTGGCCGCGGTGGAGCTGGACTCGCCGGTGCCCGACCTGCACGTGCGACGGGTGGTGGTGCCGGGCATGAACATCTCGGAGCTCCTATGA
- a CDS encoding RNA polymerase sigma factor: MSVGDTGGRVVAMPSRPGRPGLERASDETLCRAFLDGEPAAFEVLVKRHRALVFALVRRYVSRPEDAADLAQAAFLRALEASRRVFSRFTASGPAPFRAWLVRIALNLAKNHARQGQRWRPMLVESAAEPVAADPAESAQEGMERAERERQVRAAVLALPRRQREVLTLRVDGGLSFRDIALTLRITENNAKVQFHHAVKRLKAQVGANEETS; encoded by the coding sequence GTGAGCGTGGGTGACACAGGCGGACGGGTGGTGGCGATGCCCTCGCGCCCGGGGCGGCCAGGGCTGGAGCGGGCCTCGGACGAGACGCTGTGCCGCGCCTTCCTGGACGGAGAGCCGGCGGCCTTCGAGGTGTTGGTGAAGCGACACCGCGCGCTCGTCTTCGCGCTGGTGCGGCGCTACGTGTCCCGCCCCGAGGACGCGGCGGACCTGGCGCAGGCCGCCTTCCTGCGCGCGCTGGAGGCGTCCCGCCGCGTCTTCTCGCGCTTCACGGCCTCGGGGCCCGCGCCCTTCCGCGCCTGGCTGGTGCGCATCGCCCTCAATCTGGCGAAGAACCATGCCCGCCAGGGACAGCGGTGGCGGCCCATGCTGGTGGAGTCCGCGGCGGAGCCCGTGGCGGCGGACCCGGCGGAGTCGGCCCAGGAGGGAATGGAGCGGGCCGAGCGCGAGCGCCAGGTGCGCGCCGCCGTGCTGGCCCTGCCCCGGCGCCAGCGCGAGGTGCTGACGCTGCGGGTGGACGGCGGGCTGTCCTTCCGGGACATCGCCCTGACGCTGCGAATCACGGAGAACAACGCGAAGGTGCAGTTCCACCACGCGGTGAAGCGATTGAAGGCGCAGGTGGGCGCGAATGAGGAGACGAGCTGA
- a CDS encoding TfuA-like protein, with protein sequence MKRRADELVVFLGPSLPEEEARRLAPCTVLPPARQGDVWRALSLRPRAIALVDGVFEAQPSVWHHELLAALEAGVAVFGGASMGALRAAELASHGMVGVGRIFAWYRDGEVVDDSEVALLHADAEHGWRPLTVPLVNVRHVAERARAARVLTRNAATALVEAAEALFYQERTWPRVLERLRPHWSASTRAAWDAWFLKGAEDLKRLDAIACVQAAATFVASGAPAPVGARRQPSSLVRRRRLVDDVTRVRGGWVSSGRVLEALKESPDAVELAEAGLRRALLAGQARTWGLTATADEVAAEEAAWWDERGVAPERREAWLATSGLDAVALRRLCEERALERLVLEHAPRLLPDGPSWDEALADESRLRGRWARVARAVARDAADGTEEEPTGDVGSD encoded by the coding sequence ATGAAGCGGCGGGCGGACGAGCTGGTGGTCTTCCTGGGCCCCTCGCTGCCGGAGGAGGAGGCACGGCGGCTGGCGCCCTGCACGGTGCTGCCTCCCGCGAGGCAGGGGGACGTGTGGCGGGCGCTGAGTCTCCGGCCCCGGGCCATCGCCCTGGTGGACGGCGTCTTCGAGGCGCAGCCCTCGGTGTGGCACCACGAACTGCTCGCGGCGCTGGAGGCGGGGGTGGCCGTCTTCGGCGGAGCCAGCATGGGCGCCCTGCGCGCGGCGGAGCTGGCGTCACACGGCATGGTGGGCGTGGGGCGCATCTTCGCGTGGTACCGCGACGGGGAGGTGGTGGACGACTCCGAGGTGGCGCTGCTGCACGCCGACGCGGAGCATGGCTGGCGGCCGCTCACGGTGCCGCTGGTCAACGTGCGCCACGTGGCGGAGCGTGCGAGGGCCGCGAGAGTCCTGACCCGGAACGCGGCGACCGCGCTGGTGGAGGCGGCGGAGGCGCTCTTCTACCAGGAGCGCACCTGGCCCCGGGTGCTGGAGCGCCTGCGTCCGCACTGGTCCGCGTCCACGCGCGCCGCGTGGGATGCCTGGTTCCTGAAGGGCGCGGAGGACCTGAAGCGGCTGGACGCCATCGCCTGCGTCCAGGCCGCGGCGACGTTCGTGGCCTCGGGAGCGCCCGCGCCGGTGGGAGCGCGGCGGCAGCCCTCGTCGCTGGTGCGGCGGCGGAGGCTGGTGGACGACGTGACGCGGGTCCGGGGCGGGTGGGTGTCCTCGGGTCGGGTGCTGGAAGCGCTGAAGGAGTCCCCGGACGCGGTGGAGCTGGCGGAGGCGGGCCTGCGGCGGGCGCTGCTCGCCGGCCAGGCTCGCACGTGGGGGCTCACCGCCACTGCCGACGAGGTGGCCGCGGAAGAGGCCGCGTGGTGGGACGAGCGGGGCGTCGCTCCCGAGCGGCGCGAGGCCTGGCTCGCCACGAGCGGGCTCGACGCGGTGGCATTGCGGCGGCTCTGCGAGGAGCGGGCGCTGGAGCGGCTCGTCCTCGAGCACGCGCCGCGCCTGCTGCCGGACGGCCCGTCCTGGGACGAGGCGCTCGCCGACGAGTCCCGCCTGCGGGGGCGCTGGGCCCGGGTCGCCAGGGCCGTTGCGAGGGACGCGGCGGACGGCACGGAGGAGGAACCGACGGGGGACGTCGGGTCGGACTGA
- a CDS encoding imm11 family protein yields MPKRYFDLSDDVYFPGRWELGVPLDERGQKLWTWLFRSGERAALEGPIRIPVTIQGQALGFSVAGAAVPIIDEKAASVFAELAPEQVQLIPVAVESRSEKYFILNVLRVVKCIDDAACKEVQLWTQEDEEPELVGEYRSVVGLRIDPEKAGDARVFRPWGWPVALIVSEDIKDALERAGVTGLKLEDVTGPAPAESEDTAAEQRHLARLRQLDTVRDAAWNSMGRLEESAIIPIIPSGPYWPGHRQAWRVIHRESGSTLLVTDGLSDPFIDRDELSPGFGLELAIETNEPMPEARGSWQLRLLREVTDEVAEHENVRTWLHRGLMTMEVSGEAMPEPLVTKDGRVAVLLGLESSTLPRRFPTPAGDVLLVTIKALLPAELTFLLGQGRAGPGELARRFARESDAPHLSRSWRKPVV; encoded by the coding sequence ATGCCGAAGCGGTATTTCGACCTGTCGGACGATGTCTACTTCCCAGGGCGATGGGAGTTGGGAGTGCCGCTCGACGAGCGCGGCCAGAAACTCTGGACCTGGCTCTTCAGGAGCGGAGAGCGTGCTGCCTTGGAAGGGCCCATCAGGATTCCCGTCACCATTCAGGGGCAGGCGTTGGGGTTCTCGGTGGCCGGAGCAGCGGTTCCCATCATCGACGAGAAGGCCGCCAGCGTATTTGCCGAGCTGGCTCCAGAGCAGGTTCAGCTCATCCCGGTTGCTGTCGAGTCCAGGAGCGAGAAGTACTTCATCCTCAACGTGCTCCGTGTCGTGAAGTGCATCGACGATGCGGCCTGCAAGGAAGTGCAGCTCTGGACCCAGGAGGATGAGGAGCCCGAGTTGGTCGGAGAGTATCGGTCCGTGGTCGGCCTGCGCATCGACCCCGAGAAGGCGGGCGATGCGAGGGTGTTCCGCCCCTGGGGATGGCCTGTCGCGCTCATCGTCTCCGAAGACATCAAGGACGCACTGGAGCGCGCGGGCGTCACGGGCCTGAAGTTAGAAGACGTGACTGGCCCCGCACCGGCCGAGAGCGAGGACACCGCGGCCGAACAGCGGCACCTTGCCCGTCTGCGGCAACTGGACACGGTGCGTGACGCGGCCTGGAACTCAATGGGCCGGCTGGAGGAATCAGCCATCATCCCCATCATCCCGAGCGGCCCATACTGGCCGGGCCATCGCCAGGCGTGGCGGGTCATCCACCGGGAGTCGGGGAGCACGCTGCTGGTCACCGACGGCCTCTCGGACCCGTTCATCGACCGTGACGAGCTCTCCCCGGGCTTCGGCCTCGAGCTCGCCATCGAGACGAACGAGCCGATGCCCGAGGCACGCGGCAGCTGGCAGCTCCGCCTGTTGCGCGAGGTGACCGACGAGGTGGCGGAGCACGAGAACGTGCGCACGTGGCTGCACCGGGGGCTCATGACGATGGAGGTCTCCGGAGAGGCCATGCCCGAGCCGCTCGTCACGAAGGACGGCCGCGTGGCGGTGCTGCTGGGGCTGGAGTCGAGCACGCTGCCCAGGCGCTTCCCCACGCCCGCGGGAGACGTGCTGCTCGTCACCATCAAGGCCCTGCTGCCGGCGGAGCTCACGTTCCTCCTCGGGCAGGGCCGCGCCGGTCCGGGCGAGCTGGCGCGCCGCTTCGCCCGTGAGAGCGACGCCCCGCACCTGTCCCGCTCGTGGCGGAAGCCAGTGGTATGA
- a CDS encoding peroxiredoxin, whose translation MPAVGDSAPDFTATDCHGASLRLSSLRGRRVVLFFFPKAFTVGCTIENRAFRDNHQLIKSLGAELVGVSVDTQRMQCEFAEKEDIRFSLLGDESRDISRAYDVLWPVLNVDRRVTFIVSADGRIEHIIRHEVRVYRHLDDVLRYLRANPPPGTASPG comes from the coding sequence ATGCCTGCCGTCGGAGACTCCGCGCCGGACTTCACCGCCACCGACTGTCATGGCGCGAGCCTGCGCCTGTCCTCCCTGCGCGGCCGGCGCGTGGTCCTCTTCTTCTTCCCCAAGGCCTTCACCGTCGGCTGCACCATCGAAAACCGCGCGTTCCGCGACAACCACCAGCTCATCAAGTCGCTGGGCGCGGAGCTCGTCGGCGTGTCCGTGGACACACAGCGCATGCAGTGCGAGTTCGCCGAGAAGGAGGACATCCGCTTCTCCCTGCTCGGCGACGAGAGCCGGGACATCAGCCGCGCCTACGACGTCCTCTGGCCCGTGCTCAACGTGGACCGGCGCGTCACCTTCATCGTCAGCGCCGACGGCCGCATCGAGCACATCATCCGTCACGAGGTGCGCGTGTACCGGCACCTGGACGACGTGCTCCGCTACCTGCGCGCCAACCCGCCTCCAGGCACGGCGTCTCCAGGCTGA
- a CDS encoding AHH domain-containing protein — protein MPLKRGWTVLLLALLGTGCATARVVHLDTGEGPPRAHVSRTDVKPGVLEEADFEDAVRRMAGTVPVGARPRDVALGLFARPGAGADVRVRGRLGLVSVEEPGRGRLSLSEPAEEGTELERAYGRWCQRRQQAEDCLYLLDEGVTLDEEGRRTLAFRLGLDAVWDETAEALEELTDREAVVTMLVTTGAFYLGLWLVPEPLLSKGIAATLTVALIGYLGWDTVWSLVRGWRVLAAEVKEATTFDELRRAGEKYGEVMGKNAARAFVMLAMAAMGGTAELMAARVATLPGSGQAALVAAAQGGIRLGAAARVEAVVISATGEVTIALAPGAVAMTAQGAGGASAAVVAAGGPEHHIATNKNSESDVRGGPWTPRFQEIFDRAGMSLDDAANRVHVPGHKGPHPREYHEEVFNRLDRVTARCRTLEHCRKALTAELMRLAREISSQGSRLNELVTRSE, from the coding sequence ATGCCCCTGAAGCGGGGATGGACGGTGCTGTTGCTGGCGCTGCTGGGCACCGGCTGCGCGACGGCTCGCGTGGTGCACCTGGACACGGGCGAGGGGCCGCCGCGCGCCCATGTATCGCGCACGGACGTGAAGCCCGGGGTGCTGGAGGAAGCTGACTTCGAAGACGCGGTGCGGCGGATGGCAGGCACGGTGCCGGTGGGCGCGAGGCCGCGTGACGTGGCGCTGGGGTTGTTCGCGAGGCCCGGCGCTGGTGCGGACGTGCGGGTGCGAGGGCGGCTGGGGCTCGTCTCGGTGGAGGAGCCCGGGCGCGGCCGGCTGAGCCTGTCGGAGCCGGCCGAGGAGGGCACGGAGCTGGAGCGCGCCTATGGACGGTGGTGTCAGCGAAGGCAGCAGGCGGAGGACTGCCTGTACCTGTTGGACGAGGGAGTCACGCTGGACGAAGAGGGCCGGCGCACGCTGGCCTTCCGGCTGGGGCTGGACGCGGTATGGGACGAGACGGCCGAGGCGCTGGAGGAGCTGACGGACCGGGAGGCGGTGGTGACGATGCTGGTCACGACGGGGGCTTTCTACCTGGGGCTGTGGCTGGTGCCGGAGCCGCTACTCTCGAAGGGCATCGCCGCGACGCTGACGGTGGCGCTCATCGGCTACCTGGGCTGGGACACGGTGTGGAGCTTGGTGCGGGGCTGGAGGGTGTTGGCGGCGGAGGTGAAGGAGGCCACCACGTTCGACGAGCTGCGGAGGGCGGGAGAGAAGTACGGGGAGGTGATGGGGAAGAACGCGGCGAGAGCGTTCGTCATGCTGGCGATGGCGGCAATGGGGGGCACGGCGGAGTTGATGGCGGCGAGAGTCGCGACGCTGCCGGGCTCTGGACAGGCGGCGCTGGTGGCTGCTGCGCAGGGGGGAATCCGGCTGGGCGCGGCGGCGCGGGTGGAAGCGGTGGTGATATCCGCAACGGGTGAGGTGACCATTGCGCTGGCGCCGGGCGCGGTGGCCATGACGGCGCAGGGAGCGGGTGGAGCCTCGGCGGCGGTGGTGGCGGCGGGAGGACCGGAGCACCACATCGCCACGAACAAGAACTCGGAATCGGATGTGCGAGGCGGCCCGTGGACGCCCCGGTTCCAGGAAATCTTCGACCGCGCCGGCATGTCACTGGATGACGCCGCGAACCGGGTCCACGTTCCAGGACACAAGGGACCTCATCCCCGAGAGTACCATGAGGAGGTCTTCAACCGGTTGGACCGTGTGACGGCGAGGTGCCGTACCCTCGAACACTGCCGGAAGGCACTCACGGCCGAGTTGATGAGACTGGCGCGGGAAATCTCCTCGCAGGGGTCTCGCCTCAACGAGCTTGTCACCCGGAGCGAGTGA
- a CDS encoding zf-HC2 domain-containing protein, translated as MAACPEYEVLLDVFAAGALETEEAARVHAHVKSCDGCREAIAETVGVLGMVELPPLTPEEKATVQELPQRTLAAWRRNEQHRGLRRRTLYSLVAAAAVVALMLLVPGLIRNPGEGGGTVTAPVTSEADSPTGDEVDAETMAAIEAWAGLEPLDEDVDALEDGDALDEDLDFELGETL; from the coding sequence ATGGCCGCGTGCCCTGAGTACGAGGTGCTGCTGGACGTGTTCGCCGCGGGAGCCCTGGAGACCGAGGAGGCCGCCCGGGTCCACGCGCACGTGAAGTCGTGCGACGGGTGCCGCGAGGCCATCGCCGAGACGGTGGGCGTGCTGGGGATGGTGGAGCTGCCGCCCCTCACCCCGGAGGAGAAGGCCACCGTGCAGGAATTGCCCCAGCGCACGCTGGCGGCCTGGCGGCGCAACGAGCAGCACCGGGGCCTGCGGAGGCGGACGCTCTACTCGCTGGTGGCCGCGGCGGCGGTGGTGGCGCTGATGCTGCTGGTGCCGGGCCTCATCCGCAACCCGGGCGAGGGCGGCGGTACCGTGACGGCGCCGGTGACGTCCGAGGCCGACTCGCCGACGGGGGACGAGGTGGACGCGGAGACCATGGCCGCCATCGAGGCGTGGGCGGGGCTGGAGCCGCTCGACGAGGACGTGGACGCGCTGGAGGATGGCGACGCGCTGGACGAGGACCTGGACTTCGAGCTGGGAGAGACACTGTGA